The proteins below are encoded in one region of Dermacentor albipictus isolate Rhodes 1998 colony unplaced genomic scaffold, USDA_Dalb.pri_finalv2 scaffold_23, whole genome shotgun sequence:
- the LOC135898908 gene encoding troponin I-like isoform X2 yields MGDTDADRRRKDAEDAHRRLKEEEKRKMEEKERKKAEVRKRLEEAAKAKKAGGKRGFMTPERKKKLRNLLRKKAAEELKKEQERKAGERRKIIAERVGQPKPVDGANEATLQAICKEYYERLCKLESEKYDTEYLVRQKDYEINELTIQVNDLRGKFVKPALKKVSKFDKLKMIAKSTSEVDFRSNLKAVKKEAFKLDEEKQTEKKPEWALGSKKENEE; encoded by the exons ATGGGAGAC ACCGACGCCGATCGCAGGAGGAAGGACGCCGAGGATGCCCACAGGCGACTCAAGGAA GAGGAGAAGAGAAAGATGGAGGAGAAGGAGAGGAAAAAGGCCGAGGTGCGCAAGCGTCTCGAGGAGGCGGCCAAGGCGAAGAAGGCTGGAGGAAAGCGCGGCTTCATGACACCGGAACGCAAGAAGAAACTCAGG AATCTTCTGAGGAAGAAAGCCGCCGAGGAGTTGAAGAAGGAACAGGAGCGCAAAGCCGGTGAGCGCCGGAAGATCATCGCGGAGCGTGTTGGCCAGCCCAAGCCTGTGGATGGCGCCAACGAAG CCACGCTACAGGCCATCTGCAAAGAATACTACGAGCGATTGTGCAAGCTGGAAAGTGAAAAGTACGACACTGAGTACTTGGTCAGGCAGAAAGACTATGAG ATCAACGAGCTGACCATCCAGGTGAACGATCTTCGTGGCAAGTT CGTGAAGCCGGCCCTCAAGAAGGTTTCCAA GTTCGACAAGCTCAAAATGATCGCCAAGAGTACCTCGGAGGTTGACTTCAGGTCAAACCTCAAGGCAGTCAAGAAAGAGGCCTTCAAGCTTGATGAGGAGAAGCAGACG GAAAAGAAACCAGAATGGGCCCTCGGATCCAAGAAGGAGAACGAGGAATGA
- the LOC135898908 gene encoding troponin I-like isoform X3 — protein MGDTDADRRRKDAEDAHRRLKEEEKRKMEEKERKKAEVRKRLEEAAKAKKAGGKRGFMTPERKKKLRNLLRKKAAEELKKEQERKAGERRKIIAERVGQPKPVDGANEATLQGILKQYHARIAALEDAKYDLEYEVRQKDFVINELTIQVNDLRGKFVKPALKKVSKFDKLKMIAKSTSEVDFRSNLKAVKKEAFKLDEEKQTVKKEVPEWAAK, from the exons ATGGGAGAC ACCGACGCCGATCGCAGGAGGAAGGACGCCGAGGATGCCCACAGGCGACTCAAGGAA GAGGAGAAGAGAAAGATGGAGGAGAAGGAGAGGAAAAAGGCCGAGGTGCGCAAGCGTCTCGAGGAGGCGGCCAAGGCGAAGAAGGCTGGAGGAAAGCGCGGCTTCATGACACCGGAACGCAAGAAGAAACTCAGG AATCTTCTGAGGAAGAAAGCCGCCGAGGAGTTGAAGAAGGAACAGGAGCGCAAAGCCGGTGAGCGCCGGAAGATCATCGCGGAGCGTGTTGGCCAGCCCAAGCCTGTGGATGGCGCCAACGAAG CTACCCTTCAGGGAATCCTCAAGCAGTACCACGCCCGGATAGCGGCACTAGAGGACGCCAAGTACGACCTGGAGTACGAAGTCAGGCAGAAGGACTTCGTG ATCAACGAGCTGACCATCCAGGTGAACGATCTTCGTGGCAAGTT CGTGAAGCCGGCCCTCAAGAAGGTTTCCAA GTTCGACAAGCTCAAAATGATCGCCAAGAGTACCTCGGAGGTTGACTTCAGGTCAAACCTCAAGGCAGTCAAGAAAGAGGCCTTCAAGCTTGATGAGGAGAAGCAGACG GTCAAGAAGGAGGTGCCAGAATGGGCCGCGAAGTAG
- the LOC135898908 gene encoding troponin I-like isoform X1 — MGDTDADRRRKDAEDAHRRLKEEEKRKMEEKERKKAEVRKRLEEAAKAKKAGGKRGFMTPERKKKLRNLLRKKAAEELKKEQERKAGERRKIIAERVGQPKPVDGANEATLQGILKQYHARIAALEDAKYDLEYEVRQKDFVINELTIQVNDLRGKFVKPALKKVSKFDKLKMIAKSTSEVDFRSNLKAVKKEAFKLDEEKQTEKKPEWALGSKKENEE, encoded by the exons ATGGGAGAC ACCGACGCCGATCGCAGGAGGAAGGACGCCGAGGATGCCCACAGGCGACTCAAGGAA GAGGAGAAGAGAAAGATGGAGGAGAAGGAGAGGAAAAAGGCCGAGGTGCGCAAGCGTCTCGAGGAGGCGGCCAAGGCGAAGAAGGCTGGAGGAAAGCGCGGCTTCATGACACCGGAACGCAAGAAGAAACTCAGG AATCTTCTGAGGAAGAAAGCCGCCGAGGAGTTGAAGAAGGAACAGGAGCGCAAAGCCGGTGAGCGCCGGAAGATCATCGCGGAGCGTGTTGGCCAGCCCAAGCCTGTGGATGGCGCCAACGAAG CTACCCTTCAGGGAATCCTCAAGCAGTACCACGCCCGGATAGCGGCACTAGAGGACGCCAAGTACGACCTGGAGTACGAAGTCAGGCAGAAGGACTTCGTG ATCAACGAGCTGACCATCCAGGTGAACGATCTTCGTGGCAAGTT CGTGAAGCCGGCCCTCAAGAAGGTTTCCAA GTTCGACAAGCTCAAAATGATCGCCAAGAGTACCTCGGAGGTTGACTTCAGGTCAAACCTCAAGGCAGTCAAGAAAGAGGCCTTCAAGCTTGATGAGGAGAAGCAGACG GAAAAGAAACCAGAATGGGCCCTCGGATCCAAGAAGGAGAACGAGGAATGA
- the LOC135898908 gene encoding troponin I-like isoform X4, whose amino-acid sequence MGDEEKRKMEEKERKKAEVRKRLEEAAKAKKAGGKRGFMTPERKKKLRNLLRKKAAEELKKEQERKAGERRKIIAERVGQPKPVDGANEATLQGILKQYHARIAALEDAKYDLEYEVRQKDFVINELTIQVNDLRGKFVKPALKKVSKFDKLKMIAKSTSEVDFRSNLKAVKKEAFKLDEEKQTEKKPEWALGSKKENEE is encoded by the exons ATGGGAGAC GAGGAGAAGAGAAAGATGGAGGAGAAGGAGAGGAAAAAGGCCGAGGTGCGCAAGCGTCTCGAGGAGGCGGCCAAGGCGAAGAAGGCTGGAGGAAAGCGCGGCTTCATGACACCGGAACGCAAGAAGAAACTCAGG AATCTTCTGAGGAAGAAAGCCGCCGAGGAGTTGAAGAAGGAACAGGAGCGCAAAGCCGGTGAGCGCCGGAAGATCATCGCGGAGCGTGTTGGCCAGCCCAAGCCTGTGGATGGCGCCAACGAAG CTACCCTTCAGGGAATCCTCAAGCAGTACCACGCCCGGATAGCGGCACTAGAGGACGCCAAGTACGACCTGGAGTACGAAGTCAGGCAGAAGGACTTCGTG ATCAACGAGCTGACCATCCAGGTGAACGATCTTCGTGGCAAGTT CGTGAAGCCGGCCCTCAAGAAGGTTTCCAA GTTCGACAAGCTCAAAATGATCGCCAAGAGTACCTCGGAGGTTGACTTCAGGTCAAACCTCAAGGCAGTCAAGAAAGAGGCCTTCAAGCTTGATGAGGAGAAGCAGACG GAAAAGAAACCAGAATGGGCCCTCGGATCCAAGAAGGAGAACGAGGAATGA